The proteins below are encoded in one region of Cyclopterus lumpus isolate fCycLum1 chromosome 8, fCycLum1.pri, whole genome shotgun sequence:
- the mchr1b gene encoding melanin-concentrating hormone receptor 1, which produces MDFAHISNSSFSPFSSHENLQEEREQYNSALMPSIFGVICFFGISGNSIVIYTIVKKTKLCSQQTVPDIFIFSLSIADLLFLLGMPFLIHQLVGNGSWCFGGTMCTIITALDSNSQIVSTYILTVMTLDRYLATVHPIRFKHVRTPFVAGAAVALVWVFSLVSITPVWMYTGLMRLKDGSVGCALLLPNPATGTYWFTLYQFFLAFALPWVVICGVFFKILQNMSVAVAPLPRRSQRVRTRKVTRMAVAICLVFFICWAPYYVLQLAHLGVQRPTFAFLYAYNIAISMGYANSCINPFIYIILSETFKRQFIVALCPSHRAFRVAPAPADAGMSLKTASESSQPSQSERELLQNLMPVTVAVH; this is translated from the exons ATGGACTTTGCCCACATTTCGAATTCATCTTTTTCACCCTTCAGTTCGCACGAGAACCTACAAGAAG AACGTGAGCAGTACAACAGCGCGCTCATGCCCAGCATCTTCGGCGTCATCTGCTTCTTTGGGATCTCTGGAAACTCCATTGTCATCTACACCATTGTGAAGAAAACTAAGCTCTGCTCTCAGCAGACGGTGCCGgacatcttcatcttcagctTGTCCATCGCGgacctcctctttctcctcggCATGCCCTTCCTCATCCACCAGCTTGTGGGCAACGGCTCCTGGTGCTTCGGTGGCACCATGTGCACCATCATCACAGCGCTAGACTCCAACAGCCAGATCGTCAGCACTTACATCCTGACCGTGATGACTCTGGACCGCTACCTGGCCACCGTCCACCCCATCCGCTTCAAACATGTCCGAACCCCCTTCGTGGCCGGGGCGGCGGTGGCCCTGGTGTGGGTGTTCTCCCTGGTCTCCATCACTCCGGTCTGGATGTACACGGGACTCATGCGTCTGAAGGACGGCTCTGTCGGCTGCGCCCTCCTGCTGCCCAACCCGGCCACGGGCACGTACTGGTTCACCCTCTACCAGTTCTTCTTGGCCTTCGCTCTGCCTTGGGTGGTCATCTGTGGGGTCTTCTTCAAGATTCTCCAAAACATGTCAGTCGCGGTTGCTCCACTGCCCCGGCGCAGCCAGAGGGTGCGCACGAGAAAGGTGACCCGCATGGCAGTGGCCATCTGCCTGGTTTTCTTCATCTGCTGGGCCCCCTACTATGTCTTGCAGCTGGCCCACCTCGGAGTGCAGCGGCCCACCTTTGCCTTCCTGTACGCCTACAACATTGCCATCAGCATGGGCTACGCCAACAGCTGTATCAACCCGTTCATCTACATCATCCTGAGTGAGACGTTCAAGCGCCAGTTCATCGTGGCCCTCTGTCCGTCCCACCGGGCGTTCAGGGTGGCCCCCGCCCCGGCGGACGCCGGCATGAGTCTGAAAACGGCTTCGGAGAGCTCTCAGCCGTCGCAGTCGGAGAGGGAGCTGCTTCAAAACCTGATGCCCGTCACCGTGGCCGTGCACTGA